A single region of the Pontibacter kalidii genome encodes:
- a CDS encoding OmpA family protein codes for MQTHLSRFKKLAFALVFLLIAGPDVFAQSSDQKTNLQIYGSALQYKGDITGDDGFSDLEWGGGLSLNRYLSPSFDAGLHLTYGSTEEAGEGLYNGGKFDAQMGTAMLGLRLKMYGTILKEDAFIGPYLQVAGGGAWAKTDATAPAGGPAVHNDDKFFTMAGRAGAGIRFRFSDAVSAFVETNYMIIGQDKIDGYDVGDNDQFLMHNVGLGFNLGKAKDTDGDGVPDRRDDCPDTPTGVQVDKNGCPIDTDGDGVPDYQDECPSEAGVANLNGCPDRDGDGIADKNDQCPDEAGTAATNGCPDSDNDGVADAQDKCPDTPAGVQVGPDGCPVDSDGDGVPDNEDACPNSAGTAETKGCPELDEATKKLIEEKVRFEFDRARVQDSYKQLLDSITMALQKYPDHVLLIKGHADHIGSEEYNQALSERRAEAVKEYLIQQGVQNPDRLVTKGYGETQPLVKVNERLSKRRTEKERARNRRVGFEMNTPDMQLDLE; via the coding sequence ATGCAAACACATTTATCAAGATTTAAGAAACTTGCTTTCGCACTCGTGTTCCTGCTTATAGCAGGGCCGGATGTATTTGCGCAAAGCTCTGATCAAAAGACAAACCTGCAAATATACGGAAGCGCCTTACAGTATAAAGGCGATATCACAGGCGATGATGGCTTTAGCGACCTAGAATGGGGCGGAGGCCTATCGCTGAACCGTTACCTGAGCCCGTCTTTTGATGCAGGTCTGCACCTGACGTACGGCAGCACCGAGGAGGCTGGTGAAGGCTTGTATAATGGTGGTAAGTTTGATGCACAGATGGGTACCGCGATGCTGGGCCTGCGCCTTAAAATGTATGGTACCATCCTGAAAGAAGATGCCTTTATTGGTCCATACCTGCAGGTTGCGGGTGGTGGCGCCTGGGCTAAGACCGATGCCACTGCTCCGGCTGGCGGTCCTGCCGTTCATAACGACGATAAGTTCTTCACCATGGCTGGCAGAGCCGGTGCGGGTATCCGTTTCCGTTTCTCTGATGCCGTTAGTGCCTTTGTGGAGACAAACTACATGATCATCGGCCAGGATAAGATCGACGGCTATGATGTGGGCGATAACGATCAGTTCCTGATGCACAACGTAGGCCTTGGCTTTAACCTTGGTAAGGCCAAAGACACTGACGGCGACGGCGTGCCAGACAGACGCGACGACTGCCCTGACACCCCAACTGGTGTGCAGGTAGACAAGAACGGTTGCCCTATTGACACAGACGGTGACGGTGTACCGGATTACCAGGATGAGTGCCCAAGTGAGGCTGGCGTGGCTAACCTGAATGGTTGCCCTGACCGCGACGGTGACGGCATTGCAGACAAAAACGACCAGTGCCCTGATGAGGCCGGTACTGCCGCTACAAACGGTTGCCCAGACTCTGACAACGACGGCGTTGCCGACGCACAGGATAAGTGCCCTGACACTCCTGCCGGCGTACAGGTTGGCCCAGATGGCTGCCCGGTAGATTCTGACGGTGACGGTGTTCCGGATAACGAGGACGCTTGCCCTAACTCAGCAGGTACTGCTGAAACCAAAGGCTGCCCTGAGCTGGATGAGGCTACTAAGAAACTGATCGAAGAGAAAGTACGCTTCGAGTTCGACAGAGCCAGAGTGCAGGATAGCTACAAGCAGCTGCTCGATAGCATCACCATGGCCCTGCAGAAATACCCAGACCATGTGCTGCTGATCAAAGGCCATGCGGACCATATCGGTTCTGAGGAGTATAACCAGGCGCTGTCTGAGCGCAGAGCCGAGGCTGTGAAGGAGTATCTGATCCAGCAAGGTGTACAGAATCCGGACCGACTGGTAACCAAAGGCTACGGCGAAACACAGCCACTCGTTAAAGTGAACGAGCGTCTGTCTAAGCGCAGAACGGAGAAAGAGCGTGCCAGAAACAGAAGGGTAGGCTTCGAGATGAACACGCCAGACATGCAATTAGACCTGGAGTAA
- a CDS encoding aspartate carbamoyltransferase catalytic subunit, with protein MQELSVRHLLGIKDITPQDIQLIFETADNFKDVLNRPIKKVPSLRDITIANVFFENSTRTRLSFELAEKRLSADVINFSSSGSSVKKGETLLDTVNNILAMKVDMIVMRHSSPGAPHFLSKHIPANIVNAGDGTHEHPTQALLDSFSIRERLGEVAGKKVVIIGDILHSRVALSNIFALQMQGAEVMVCGPITLLPKYIQQLGVKVETNVRKALEWCDVANVLRIQLERQQMKYFPSLREYTLYYGIDKKLLDSLNKEIVLMHPGPINRGVELSSDAADSHHSIILNQVENGVAVRMAVLYLLAQKG; from the coding sequence ATGCAAGAGCTCAGCGTCCGGCACCTGTTAGGTATCAAAGACATCACCCCACAAGACATCCAGCTCATTTTTGAGACTGCCGATAATTTTAAGGATGTACTGAACAGGCCCATTAAGAAAGTGCCCTCGCTGCGCGACATCACCATCGCCAACGTATTTTTCGAGAACTCCACGCGCACGCGTCTCTCTTTTGAGCTGGCCGAAAAGCGCCTCTCTGCCGACGTGATCAACTTCAGCAGCAGCGGCAGCTCCGTAAAGAAAGGCGAAACCCTGCTCGATACGGTGAACAACATCCTGGCCATGAAGGTGGACATGATCGTGATGCGCCACTCCAGCCCCGGGGCACCGCACTTTTTGAGCAAGCACATCCCGGCCAACATCGTGAACGCCGGCGACGGCACCCACGAGCACCCCACCCAGGCTTTGCTGGATTCTTTCTCCATCCGGGAGCGCTTAGGCGAGGTGGCCGGCAAGAAGGTGGTGATCATCGGCGACATCCTGCACTCGCGGGTAGCGCTCTCCAACATTTTTGCGCTGCAGATGCAGGGCGCCGAGGTGATGGTATGCGGCCCGATCACGCTGCTGCCAAAGTATATCCAACAGCTGGGCGTGAAGGTGGAGACCAACGTGCGCAAGGCGCTGGAGTGGTGCGACGTGGCCAACGTGCTGCGCATACAGCTGGAGCGCCAGCAGATGAAGTACTTCCCCTCGCTGCGCGAGTATACTTTATACTACGGTATCGACAAAAAGCTGCTCGACAGCCTCAACAAGGAGATCGTGCTGATGCACCCGGGCCCGATAAACCGCGGCGTAGAACTCAGCTCCGATGCCGCCGACTCGCACCACTCCATCATACTTAACCAGGTGGAGAACGGCGTGGCCGTACGCATGGCCGTGCTGTACTTGCTTGCTCAGAAAGGGTAA
- the pyrR gene encoding bifunctional pyr operon transcriptional regulator/uracil phosphoribosyltransferase PyrR, producing the protein MQKRLIVNHQLLDIMVMRLCHQLIENHGDFSDSVILGLQPRGKYVAQRIQSTLSSILGKQVPIGLLDTTFHRDDFRRRDTPITANATKIDFLVEGKNVILVDDVLYTGRSVRAALDAMIAYGRPASVELLVLIDRLYTRHLPIQPTYVGRKVNSLLSQRVLVEWKGQQAEEDAIWLITKTDE; encoded by the coding sequence ATGCAGAAAAGACTCATCGTAAACCACCAACTGCTCGATATCATGGTGATGCGCCTGTGCCACCAGCTCATTGAGAACCATGGCGACTTTTCTGATTCTGTGATCCTGGGCCTGCAGCCGCGCGGCAAGTATGTGGCGCAGCGCATCCAGAGCACCCTAAGCAGTATACTTGGCAAGCAAGTTCCTATCGGCCTTCTGGACACCACCTTTCACCGCGACGACTTCCGCCGACGCGACACGCCCATCACGGCCAACGCCACCAAGATTGATTTTTTGGTGGAGGGCAAAAACGTGATTTTGGTGGATGACGTGCTCTACACCGGCCGCTCGGTGCGCGCCGCTCTGGACGCGATGATTGCCTACGGCCGCCCGGCCAGCGTGGAGCTGCTGGTGCTTATAGATCGCCTCTACACGCGCCACCTGCCCATTCAGCCAACGTACGTGGGCCGCAAGGTGAACTCGCTGCTGAGCCAGCGGGTGCTGGTGGAGTGGAAGGGGCAGCAGGCCGAAGAAGACGCCATCTGGCTAATTACCAAAACCGACGAATAA
- a CDS encoding EVE domain-containing protein: protein MQHWLVKSEPETYSWAKFVQEGRTMWDGVRNYQARNNMQQMQPGDLVLFYHSVSEKAIVGIAKVDKAAYPDPTAKDDKGKWVVVDLVPFRDFKDPVTLEQIKKDERLQDIALLRQSRLSVMPLKAEEFDVLLALGN, encoded by the coding sequence ATGCAACACTGGTTAGTAAAATCAGAACCTGAAACCTATTCCTGGGCAAAGTTTGTGCAAGAGGGGCGCACCATGTGGGACGGCGTTCGCAATTACCAGGCCCGTAACAACATGCAGCAAATGCAACCCGGTGATCTCGTGCTGTTCTACCACAGCGTTTCCGAGAAGGCCATCGTGGGCATTGCCAAAGTGGATAAAGCCGCTTACCCGGACCCAACTGCCAAAGACGACAAAGGCAAGTGGGTGGTGGTAGACCTGGTACCCTTCCGCGACTTTAAGGACCCCGTTACTCTGGAGCAGATCAAAAAAGACGAGCGCCTGCAGGACATCGCGTTGCTGCGCCAGTCGCGCCTCTCGGTTATGCCGCTAAAGGCCGAGGAGTTCGACGTGCTGCTGGCACTGGGCAACTAA
- the polX gene encoding DNA polymerase/3'-5' exonuclease PolX — MENKKIIKQFKLAAELMELHDENPFKIRSYTNAVGALELVEEPLETLAQAQLESIQGVGKGIAAKIVEINEKGTFAELDQMLQVTPPGVVEMLRIKGIGPKKVRNLWKELGAETVEELLEACELDKVSKLKGFGAKTQENIKQALLFTQQNRGKLLYAEAELVAEQLLQSIKNAVPEAQVELAGEMRRRMEIITVLQFILATDAPAQAHEALQGITELQEDQKNSGPFAWRGALAESGMPVEVKLVPEERFANELLLTSSSVEHLAQLFTGSTNLLTVVREQGYASEADIYKSAGMAYVAPELREGTNELELALQNKLPQLLELSDLKGILHNHSTYSDGAHTLEQMATYCRDMGYEYLGISDHSKTAAYAGGLREGDVLRQQKEIDELNKKLAPFRIFKGIESDILGDGSLDYDADILKTFDFIVASIHSTLNMDEQRATARLITAIENPYTTMLGHPTGRLLLRREGYPINHKMVIDACAANNVIIEINSNPWRLDLDWRYVQYALERGVMLSINPDAHHTSGYDDMKYGVLVGRKGGLTKEMTFNAKPLEEVEKHFRERKEKIK, encoded by the coding sequence TTGGAAAACAAGAAGATCATAAAACAGTTTAAGCTGGCAGCCGAGCTCATGGAGCTCCACGACGAGAATCCGTTCAAGATTCGCTCCTACACCAACGCGGTGGGGGCGCTGGAACTGGTGGAGGAACCGCTGGAAACGCTGGCGCAGGCGCAGCTAGAAAGTATACAGGGCGTTGGCAAGGGCATCGCGGCCAAGATTGTGGAGATAAACGAGAAAGGCACCTTTGCCGAGCTCGACCAGATGCTGCAGGTAACGCCGCCGGGCGTGGTGGAGATGCTGCGCATCAAAGGCATCGGCCCGAAGAAAGTGCGTAACCTCTGGAAAGAGCTGGGTGCCGAAACGGTGGAGGAGCTGCTGGAGGCCTGCGAACTGGACAAGGTGAGCAAGCTAAAAGGCTTCGGCGCTAAAACGCAGGAGAACATCAAGCAGGCGCTGCTCTTTACCCAGCAGAATCGGGGCAAATTATTGTACGCCGAGGCCGAGCTAGTGGCCGAGCAGCTATTGCAAAGTATAAAAAATGCCGTGCCGGAGGCGCAGGTAGAGCTGGCAGGAGAAATGCGCCGCCGCATGGAGATCATCACCGTGCTGCAGTTTATACTTGCCACTGATGCCCCGGCGCAGGCACATGAGGCACTGCAAGGTATAACGGAGCTGCAGGAAGACCAGAAAAACTCCGGCCCCTTTGCCTGGCGCGGTGCACTGGCCGAAAGCGGCATGCCGGTGGAGGTGAAGCTGGTGCCGGAAGAGCGTTTTGCCAATGAACTGCTGCTGACTTCTTCGAGCGTGGAGCACCTGGCGCAGCTGTTTACGGGCAGCACCAACCTGCTGACAGTGGTGCGCGAGCAGGGCTATGCCTCGGAAGCGGATATTTATAAATCGGCAGGTATGGCTTACGTAGCGCCGGAATTGCGCGAAGGCACGAACGAGCTGGAACTGGCGCTGCAAAACAAGCTGCCCCAGCTGCTGGAGCTCTCCGACCTCAAGGGCATCCTGCACAACCACAGCACTTACTCCGATGGCGCCCATACCCTGGAGCAGATGGCCACCTACTGCCGCGACATGGGCTACGAGTACCTGGGCATTTCGGACCACAGCAAGACAGCCGCTTACGCCGGTGGCCTGCGCGAGGGCGATGTGCTGCGCCAGCAAAAGGAGATCGACGAGCTGAACAAGAAACTGGCCCCGTTCAGGATCTTCAAAGGTATTGAGTCGGATATCCTGGGCGACGGCTCGCTGGACTACGACGCGGACATCCTCAAGACGTTTGACTTTATCGTGGCCAGCATCCACAGCACCCTGAACATGGATGAGCAACGGGCTACGGCGCGTTTGATCACAGCCATCGAAAACCCTTATACCACCATGCTGGGCCACCCCACCGGCCGCCTGCTGCTGCGCCGTGAAGGCTACCCGATCAACCACAAAATGGTGATCGACGCCTGCGCGGCCAACAACGTGATCATCGAGATAAACTCCAACCCGTGGCGCTTAGATCTAGACTGGCGCTACGTGCAGTATGCGCTGGAACGCGGCGTGATGCTAAGTATAAATCCCGACGCCCACCACACCAGCGGCTACGACGACATGAAGTATGGCGTGCTGGTTGGCCGGAAAGGTGGCCTGACGAAAGAGATGACCTTCAACGCCAAGCCATTGGAGGAAGTGGAAAAGCATTTCAGGGAGCGGAAGGAGAAGATAAAGTAG
- a CDS encoding glycosyltransferase family 9 protein codes for MPKILILRFSSIGDIVLTTPVIRCIKQQVPGAEVHYVTKKAFQSILANNPYVDKVHVLGEKLGDLVQELKAENFDYVVDLHNNLRTRIIKTRLGKPNRSFNKLNYEKWLMVNFKLNRLPDVHIVQRYLDAAAALGVKDDGGGLDYFIPAPDEVDVHTLPEGFQNGYVAFAIGAQHYTKRLPTERIIELCDRLQQPVILLGGKEDAATGEEIAAHFHNRSTNNKQRTTIFNACGKYNLNGSASLVRQAEKVVSHDTGLMHIAAAFRKEIISVWGNTIPEFGMYPFRTRYKVLEVHGLSCRPCSKIGYSKCPKGHFKCMRDISFEDLKIS; via the coding sequence ATGCCAAAAATCCTCATACTACGTTTTTCCTCCATTGGCGATATCGTGCTCACCACGCCTGTTATCCGCTGCATCAAGCAGCAGGTGCCGGGGGCGGAGGTGCATTATGTCACCAAAAAAGCCTTCCAAAGTATACTTGCTAACAACCCGTACGTGGACAAAGTGCATGTGCTGGGCGAGAAGTTGGGCGACCTGGTGCAGGAGCTGAAAGCCGAGAACTTCGACTATGTGGTAGATTTGCACAACAATCTGCGCACGCGCATTATCAAAACAAGACTAGGCAAGCCAAACCGCAGCTTCAACAAGCTTAACTACGAGAAGTGGCTGATGGTGAACTTCAAACTAAACCGCCTACCTGACGTGCACATTGTGCAACGCTATTTAGATGCTGCCGCTGCGCTGGGTGTGAAAGACGACGGCGGTGGCCTGGACTACTTTATACCTGCCCCGGATGAGGTGGATGTCCATACCTTGCCGGAAGGATTTCAGAACGGCTACGTAGCCTTTGCCATTGGGGCGCAGCACTACACCAAGCGCCTGCCCACGGAGCGTATCATAGAGCTGTGCGACCGCCTGCAGCAGCCGGTTATACTTTTGGGAGGTAAGGAGGATGCCGCCACCGGCGAAGAAATCGCTGCGCACTTCCACAATCGATCAACGAACAACAAGCAACGGACAACGATCTTCAACGCCTGCGGCAAGTATAACCTGAACGGCTCGGCCTCGTTGGTGAGGCAAGCGGAGAAAGTGGTAAGCCACGATACAGGCCTGATGCACATTGCGGCAGCTTTCCGGAAAGAGATTATCAGTGTGTGGGGCAATACCATTCCGGAGTTTGGCATGTACCCCTTCCGGACCAGGTATAAAGTGCTGGAAGTGCACGGCCTCAGTTGTCGCCCTTGCTCCAAAATCGGCTACAGCAAGTGCCCCAAAGGCCATTTTAAATGCATGCGGGATATATCGTTTGAGGATCTGAAAATCAGTTAA
- the serS gene encoding serine--tRNA ligase — translation MLQLTVLREQTEHVIAGLNKKNYKNADQEVAALLELDQQRRQIQNEHDTLQSRANSLSKEIGLLMKNGEREKAEAAKAETSGLKLQTKSLAEQLSSIEEEIQKALYKLPNLPHESVPFGKSAEDNEVVLEHGQIPKLHEGAQPHWELIQKYDIIDFELGNKVSGAGFPFYKKQGARLQRALINFFLDEAMKAGYMEVQPPIVVNEASGYGTGQLPDKDGQMYHATADNLYLIPTAEVPITNMYRDEIVPVEQLPIKNTGHTPCFRREAGSWGADVRGLNRLHQFDKVEIVQVTLPEKSYEALEEMSSYIQGLLQKLELPYRVLRLCGGDMGFTSALTYDMEVYSAAQGRWLEVSSASNFETYQANRLKLRYKTESGKTQLLHTLNGSALALPRIVAAILENNQTPDGINMPKVLHSYLGFEKIS, via the coding sequence ATGCTACAGCTAACAGTTTTAAGAGAGCAGACCGAGCACGTAATTGCAGGCCTGAACAAGAAAAACTACAAAAACGCGGACCAGGAAGTTGCCGCTTTGCTGGAGCTCGACCAGCAGCGACGTCAGATCCAGAACGAGCACGATACACTTCAGAGCCGCGCCAACTCCCTCTCAAAGGAGATTGGCCTGCTGATGAAGAACGGGGAACGCGAAAAGGCCGAGGCCGCCAAAGCCGAAACCTCCGGACTGAAGCTGCAGACAAAATCCTTAGCTGAGCAACTCTCCTCTATAGAGGAGGAAATCCAGAAAGCCCTGTACAAGCTGCCGAACCTGCCGCACGAGAGCGTGCCGTTTGGCAAAAGTGCCGAAGACAACGAGGTAGTGCTGGAGCATGGCCAGATACCTAAGTTGCACGAAGGCGCGCAGCCGCACTGGGAACTAATTCAGAAGTACGATATCATTGACTTTGAGTTGGGTAATAAAGTTTCCGGGGCTGGTTTTCCGTTCTACAAGAAGCAGGGAGCACGCTTGCAGCGCGCGCTTATCAACTTTTTCCTGGATGAGGCCATGAAGGCCGGTTACATGGAGGTGCAGCCACCGATTGTGGTAAACGAGGCGTCTGGCTACGGCACAGGCCAGTTGCCCGACAAGGACGGCCAGATGTATCATGCCACGGCAGACAACCTGTACCTGATCCCTACAGCGGAGGTTCCTATTACGAACATGTACCGCGATGAAATTGTTCCGGTAGAGCAACTGCCCATCAAAAACACGGGCCATACACCATGCTTCCGCCGCGAGGCCGGCTCGTGGGGAGCCGATGTGCGTGGCCTGAACCGTTTGCACCAGTTCGACAAGGTGGAGATTGTGCAGGTAACGTTGCCAGAGAAATCGTATGAGGCGCTGGAGGAGATGAGCAGCTACATACAGGGACTGTTGCAGAAACTGGAGCTGCCTTACCGCGTGCTGCGCCTGTGCGGCGGCGACATGGGCTTCACTTCTGCCCTCACCTACGACATGGAAGTATACTCTGCCGCCCAGGGCCGCTGGCTGGAGGTAAGTTCCGCCTCAAACTTTGAGACTTACCAGGCCAACCGCCTGAAGCTGCGCTACAAAACGGAATCGGGCAAAACACAGCTGCTGCACACCTTAAACGGTAGCGCTCTGGCCCTGCCACGCATTGTAGCCGCCATACTGGAGAATAACCAGACACCGGATGGCATTAATATGCCAAAGGTGTTGCACTCCTACTTAGGGTTTGAGAAGATTTCTTAA
- the rho gene encoding transcription termination factor Rho, which yields MYKIEELKDRLLSELKEIAEHLGVKNFKKLSKQDLIYKILDQQAVSPSETISKKYNPVKQAESAGSEESADVAVAVEVEEAPARPEKRPRMQAAARSEERTPVAVPAEAPAKDHGAQGQRERVRRDNNRDENRTDARDTRTEARENRTETRENRSEARDNRGNDNRGERESRNDNRGNDNRGNDNRGNDNRDNRGDNRSSDRSDNTRRSSQQNAANTNNFKEFDGIILNEGVLELMQDGYGFLRSTHYNYLASPDDIYVSPSQIKLFGLKTGDTVKGQIRPPKEGEKYFALLKVETVNGRTTEEIRDRIPFQHLTPLFPEERLKLTTRPSQLSTRILDLFAPIGKGQRGMIVAQPKTGKTVLLKEIANAISENHPEVYLMILLIDERPEEVTDMARSVKAEVIASTFDEQAERHVKVSSIVLDKAKRMVECGHDVVILLDSITRLARAYNTVVPSSGKILSGGVDANALHKPKRFFGAARNVENGGSLTIIATALIDTGSKMDEVIFEEFKGTGNMELQLDRKLANRRVYPAIDVPASGTRREDLLMDRDELNRIWILRKFMSDMNSIEAMEFLKERMKGTKSNEEFLISMNG from the coding sequence ATGTATAAAATTGAAGAATTGAAAGATAGGCTTCTTTCAGAGCTCAAAGAGATTGCTGAGCACTTAGGTGTTAAGAACTTTAAGAAGCTCAGCAAACAAGACCTCATTTACAAGATACTCGATCAGCAAGCCGTTTCCCCTTCAGAAACCATCTCAAAAAAATACAATCCTGTAAAACAAGCCGAATCTGCTGGTAGTGAAGAGTCTGCTGATGTTGCAGTTGCTGTAGAAGTGGAAGAGGCTCCTGCCAGGCCTGAAAAACGTCCCCGCATGCAAGCCGCTGCCAGAAGCGAAGAGAGAACCCCGGTTGCTGTGCCAGCCGAGGCTCCTGCCAAAGACCACGGCGCCCAGGGGCAGCGCGAGCGCGTTCGCCGCGACAATAACAGAGATGAGAACCGCACCGACGCCCGCGACACCCGCACGGAGGCGCGTGAAAACCGCACCGAAACCCGTGAGAACCGGTCTGAGGCGCGTGATAACCGCGGCAACGATAACAGGGGAGAAAGAGAGAGCCGCAACGATAATCGTGGAAACGATAACCGCGGCAATGATAATCGTGGTAACGACAACAGGGATAACCGTGGCGACAACCGCAGCAGCGACCGTAGCGATAACACGCGCCGTAGCAGTCAGCAGAATGCCGCCAACACCAATAACTTTAAAGAGTTTGATGGTATCATCCTGAACGAGGGTGTGCTGGAACTGATGCAGGATGGCTACGGCTTCCTGCGCTCTACCCACTACAACTACCTGGCCTCCCCGGATGATATTTACGTTTCTCCTTCGCAGATCAAATTATTTGGTCTCAAAACGGGTGACACCGTGAAAGGTCAGATCCGTCCGCCGAAAGAAGGGGAGAAGTACTTCGCCCTGCTGAAAGTGGAGACCGTGAACGGACGTACCACCGAGGAGATCCGCGACCGTATCCCGTTCCAGCACCTGACGCCACTCTTCCCGGAGGAGCGCCTGAAACTGACAACCCGCCCAAGCCAGCTATCCACCCGTATCCTGGACTTGTTTGCCCCTATCGGTAAAGGCCAGCGTGGTATGATCGTGGCACAGCCGAAAACAGGTAAAACCGTGCTGTTGAAGGAAATTGCCAACGCTATTTCGGAAAACCACCCGGAAGTATACCTGATGATCCTGCTGATCGACGAGCGCCCTGAGGAGGTAACTGACATGGCCCGCAGCGTAAAGGCAGAGGTGATTGCCTCTACCTTTGACGAGCAGGCCGAGCGCCACGTCAAAGTATCGAGCATTGTTCTCGACAAGGCCAAGCGCATGGTAGAGTGCGGCCACGACGTGGTGATCCTGCTGGACTCCATCACGCGTCTGGCACGTGCCTATAACACGGTGGTTCCTTCTTCCGGTAAGATCTTATCAGGTGGTGTGGATGCCAACGCACTGCACAAGCCGAAGCGCTTCTTCGGCGCTGCCCGTAACGTAGAGAACGGCGGCTCGCTTACCATTATCGCCACAGCCCTGATCGATACAGGTTCTAAGATGGATGAGGTAATCTTTGAGGAATTCAAGGGTACCGGTAACATGGAACTGCAGCTGGACCGCAAACTGGCCAACCGCAGAGTGTACCCGGCCATCGACGTTCCGGCTTCCGGTACGCGCCGCGAGGACCTGCTCATGGACCGCGACGAACTGAACCGTATCTGGATCCTGCGCAAGTTCATGTCCGACATGAATTCGATCGAAGCCATGGAGTTCCTGAAAGAAAGAATGAAGGGCACCAAGAGCAACGAAGAGTTCCTGATCTCGATGAACGGATAA
- a CDS encoding UbiA family prenyltransferase: MNSKYSTALTLMRIPFSVYLMPIFWFALSTLPHVEVWRAVAVFLVLHVLVYPASNGYNSYYDRDEGSIGGLKRPPKPNRQLMHLVLLFDVLAILFSLLLSPLFASLVALYLLISKAYSYEGIRLKKYPILSTVVVTFFQGAFTYGMVQIGTGLQLQQVLQPPNVWFALVSTLFLCGSYPLTQIYQHEEDSRRGDRTLSLLLGINGTYLFAAVSLLAGTALLLWLYFSTGQVGNIFIFLLCTAPVLYFFGGWVLRAQHDRSEVNFENTMQMNKLSSLCLSGAFVLMLLARTWPT, translated from the coding sequence TTGAACAGCAAGTATAGCACTGCCCTGACGCTGATGCGCATCCCGTTTTCGGTATACCTGATGCCGATCTTCTGGTTTGCGCTGAGCACGCTGCCCCATGTGGAGGTATGGCGGGCGGTGGCGGTGTTCCTGGTGCTGCACGTGCTGGTATACCCCGCCAGCAACGGCTATAACTCTTACTACGACCGCGACGAGGGAAGTATAGGCGGCCTAAAAAGACCTCCCAAACCCAACCGGCAACTCATGCACCTGGTCCTGCTCTTTGATGTGCTGGCCATACTTTTCAGTTTGCTGCTCTCACCGCTGTTCGCCAGTTTGGTGGCGCTGTACCTGCTCATCTCCAAAGCCTATAGTTACGAGGGCATCCGCCTGAAGAAGTACCCGATCCTGAGCACAGTTGTAGTCACGTTTTTTCAAGGGGCGTTTACGTACGGGATGGTGCAGATAGGCACAGGGCTGCAGCTACAGCAAGTGCTGCAGCCGCCAAATGTTTGGTTTGCGCTGGTAAGCACGCTCTTCCTATGCGGCTCCTACCCCCTTACCCAGATCTACCAGCACGAGGAGGACAGCCGCCGCGGCGACCGCACCCTCAGCCTGCTGTTGGGTATCAACGGAACCTATCTGTTTGCCGCTGTCAGTTTGCTGGCGGGTACGGCGCTGCTGCTATGGTTATACTTCAGCACGGGGCAGGTAGGCAACATTTTCATCTTCCTGCTCTGCACCGCGCCTGTTTTATACTTTTTTGGCGGATGGGTATTGCGCGCGCAGCACGACCGCAGCGAGGTTAACTTTGAGAATACCATGCAGATGAACAAGCTCTCTTCTTTGTGCCTTAGTGGAGCTTTTGTGTTGATGTTACTAGCCCGGACATGGCCGACTTAA